From one Magnolia sinica isolate HGM2019 chromosome 18, MsV1, whole genome shotgun sequence genomic stretch:
- the LOC131233195 gene encoding 1-acyl-sn-glycerol-3-phosphate acyltransferase BAT2, chloroplastic-like isoform X2, with the protein MASFSSLPQTPLYSKPSFPNPKTCSTFNNFPRIVYGFPKNRCDRFFDFRRPYSTVPLQIQYTTCRNTPRSSSPYVACSLTEFQLGLVCRSCNTFPLRERYTVMRSEFHDAASHSTEFQFGSKRRACNTIPLLRQYSMRRNTVVRSEVSGTGSAGAAYPLAAHHVIAKIWASLTVAPFFKVEFEGLENLPPSDSPAVYVSNHQSFLDIYTVLILGRSFKFISKTDIFIIPIIGWAMFLMGLIPLRRMDSRSQLECFKRCMDLVRKGASVFFFPEGTRSKDGKLSAFKKGAFSVAAKTGVPVVPITLMGTGNLMPSGREGILNTGSVRAVIHKPIEGSNPELLCDAARNAIADVLLLHGYGVQR; encoded by the exons ATGGCATCTTTCTCCTCTCTTCCTCAAACGCCCCTCTATTCCAAACCTTCTTTCCCTAACCCCAAAACCTGCTCGACCTTTAACA aTTTTCCAAGGATTGTTTATGGATTTCCAAAGAACCGTTGCGATCGGTTCTTCGACTTCCGTAGACCGTATTCTACTGTTCCTCTACAAATACAGTATACGACGTGTAGAAATACTCCCAGAAGCAGTTCTCCTTACGTCGCTTGCTCGTTAACAG AATTTCAATTGGGTTTGGTATGTAGATCGTGTAATACGTTTCCTCTGCGGGAAAGGTATACGGTCATGAGATCGGAATTTCATGATGCTGCATCCCATTCAACAG AATTTCAATTTGGTTCTAAACGTAGAGCGTGTAATACGATTCCTCTGCTAAGACAGTATTCAATGCGTAGAAATACGGTTGTGAGATCTGAAGTCAGTGGGACTGGTTCTGCTGGTGCTGCATACCCATTAGCAG CACATCATGTCATTGCGAAGATCTGGGCGAGCTTGACCGTTGCTCCATTCTTCAAGGTTGAATTTGAGGGCTTGGAAAATCTGCCTCCCTCAGATAGCCCGGCTGTGTATGTTTCGAATCATCAGAGTTTCTTGGACATTTACACAGTTCTGATTCTTGGGAGAAGCTTTAAGTTCATTAGCAAGACTGATATTTTCATCATTCcaatcattgggtgggccatgtTTCTTATGGGTCTTATTCCATTGCGGCGAATGGATAGTAGAAGTCAGTTG GAGTGTTTTAAGCGCTGCATGGATCTGGTGAGAAAGGGGGCATCTGTGTTTTTCTTCCCGGAGGGCACTCGTAGTAAAGATGGGAAACTGAGTGCTTTTAAG AAAGGTGCATTTAGTGTCGCTGCAAAGACCGGTGTACCGGTTGTACCAATTACTCTAATGGGAACGGGCAATCTCATGCCTTCTGGAAGGGAGGGTATATTGAATACAGGATCTGTGAGAGCTGTTATTCACAAACCTATTGAAGGAAGCAACCCAGAGTTATTGTGTGATGCTGCAAGGAATGCAATAGCAGATGTTCTCCTTCTTCATGGCTATGGCGTTCAACGATGA
- the LOC131233195 gene encoding 1-acyl-sn-glycerol-3-phosphate acyltransferase BAT2, chloroplastic-like isoform X1: protein MASFSSLPQTPLYSKPSFPNPKTCSTFNNFPRIVYGFPKNRCDRFFDFRRPYSTVPLQIQYTTCRNTPRSSSPYVACSLTEFQLGLVCRSCNTFPLRERYTVMRSEFHDAASHSTEFQFGSKRRACNTIPLLRQYSMRRNTVVRSEVSGTGSAGAAYPLAEFQWVSKLRGICFYAVTSIAAIFLFVAMLVSHPFVLLFDRYRRKAHHVIAKIWASLTVAPFFKVEFEGLENLPPSDSPAVYVSNHQSFLDIYTVLILGRSFKFISKTDIFIIPIIGWAMFLMGLIPLRRMDSRSQLECFKRCMDLVRKGASVFFFPEGTRSKDGKLSAFKKGAFSVAAKTGVPVVPITLMGTGNLMPSGREGILNTGSVRAVIHKPIEGSNPELLCDAARNAIADVLLLHGYGVQR, encoded by the exons ATGGCATCTTTCTCCTCTCTTCCTCAAACGCCCCTCTATTCCAAACCTTCTTTCCCTAACCCCAAAACCTGCTCGACCTTTAACA aTTTTCCAAGGATTGTTTATGGATTTCCAAAGAACCGTTGCGATCGGTTCTTCGACTTCCGTAGACCGTATTCTACTGTTCCTCTACAAATACAGTATACGACGTGTAGAAATACTCCCAGAAGCAGTTCTCCTTACGTCGCTTGCTCGTTAACAG AATTTCAATTGGGTTTGGTATGTAGATCGTGTAATACGTTTCCTCTGCGGGAAAGGTATACGGTCATGAGATCGGAATTTCATGATGCTGCATCCCATTCAACAG AATTTCAATTTGGTTCTAAACGTAGAGCGTGTAATACGATTCCTCTGCTAAGACAGTATTCAATGCGTAGAAATACGGTTGTGAGATCTGAAGTCAGTGGGACTGGTTCTGCTGGTGCTGCATACCCATTAGCAG AATTTCAGTGGGTTTCGAAGCTTCGAGGAATTTGCTTTTACGCTGTAACTTCCATTGCCGCCATCTTTCTGTTCGTGGCAATGTTGGTTTCTCATCCTTTTGTGTTACTATTTGATCGGTACCGACGGAAAGCACATCATGTCATTGCGAAGATCTGGGCGAGCTTGACCGTTGCTCCATTCTTCAAGGTTGAATTTGAGGGCTTGGAAAATCTGCCTCCCTCAGATAGCCCGGCTGTGTATGTTTCGAATCATCAGAGTTTCTTGGACATTTACACAGTTCTGATTCTTGGGAGAAGCTTTAAGTTCATTAGCAAGACTGATATTTTCATCATTCcaatcattgggtgggccatgtTTCTTATGGGTCTTATTCCATTGCGGCGAATGGATAGTAGAAGTCAGTTG GAGTGTTTTAAGCGCTGCATGGATCTGGTGAGAAAGGGGGCATCTGTGTTTTTCTTCCCGGAGGGCACTCGTAGTAAAGATGGGAAACTGAGTGCTTTTAAG AAAGGTGCATTTAGTGTCGCTGCAAAGACCGGTGTACCGGTTGTACCAATTACTCTAATGGGAACGGGCAATCTCATGCCTTCTGGAAGGGAGGGTATATTGAATACAGGATCTGTGAGAGCTGTTATTCACAAACCTATTGAAGGAAGCAACCCAGAGTTATTGTGTGATGCTGCAAGGAATGCAATAGCAGATGTTCTCCTTCTTCATGGCTATGGCGTTCAACGATGA
- the LOC131233195 gene encoding 1-acyl-sn-glycerol-3-phosphate acyltransferase BAT2, chloroplastic-like isoform X3, with amino-acid sequence MASFSSLPQTPLYSKPSFPNPKTCSTFNNFPRIVYGFPKNRCDRFFDFRRPYSTVPLQIQYTTCRNTPRSSSPYVACSLTEFQLGLVCRSCNTFPLRERYTVMRSEFHDAASHSTEFQWVSKLRGICFYAVTSIAAIFLFVAMLVSHPFVLLFDRYRRKAHHVIAKIWASLTVAPFFKVEFEGLENLPPSDSPAVYVSNHQSFLDIYTVLILGRSFKFISKTDIFIIPIIGWAMFLMGLIPLRRMDSRSQLECFKRCMDLVRKGASVFFFPEGTRSKDGKLSAFKKGAFSVAAKTGVPVVPITLMGTGNLMPSGREGILNTGSVRAVIHKPIEGSNPELLCDAARNAIADVLLLHGYGVQR; translated from the exons ATGGCATCTTTCTCCTCTCTTCCTCAAACGCCCCTCTATTCCAAACCTTCTTTCCCTAACCCCAAAACCTGCTCGACCTTTAACA aTTTTCCAAGGATTGTTTATGGATTTCCAAAGAACCGTTGCGATCGGTTCTTCGACTTCCGTAGACCGTATTCTACTGTTCCTCTACAAATACAGTATACGACGTGTAGAAATACTCCCAGAAGCAGTTCTCCTTACGTCGCTTGCTCGTTAACAG AATTTCAATTGGGTTTGGTATGTAGATCGTGTAATACGTTTCCTCTGCGGGAAAGGTATACGGTCATGAGATCGGAATTTCATGATGCTGCATCCCATTCAACAG AATTTCAGTGGGTTTCGAAGCTTCGAGGAATTTGCTTTTACGCTGTAACTTCCATTGCCGCCATCTTTCTGTTCGTGGCAATGTTGGTTTCTCATCCTTTTGTGTTACTATTTGATCGGTACCGACGGAAAGCACATCATGTCATTGCGAAGATCTGGGCGAGCTTGACCGTTGCTCCATTCTTCAAGGTTGAATTTGAGGGCTTGGAAAATCTGCCTCCCTCAGATAGCCCGGCTGTGTATGTTTCGAATCATCAGAGTTTCTTGGACATTTACACAGTTCTGATTCTTGGGAGAAGCTTTAAGTTCATTAGCAAGACTGATATTTTCATCATTCcaatcattgggtgggccatgtTTCTTATGGGTCTTATTCCATTGCGGCGAATGGATAGTAGAAGTCAGTTG GAGTGTTTTAAGCGCTGCATGGATCTGGTGAGAAAGGGGGCATCTGTGTTTTTCTTCCCGGAGGGCACTCGTAGTAAAGATGGGAAACTGAGTGCTTTTAAG AAAGGTGCATTTAGTGTCGCTGCAAAGACCGGTGTACCGGTTGTACCAATTACTCTAATGGGAACGGGCAATCTCATGCCTTCTGGAAGGGAGGGTATATTGAATACAGGATCTGTGAGAGCTGTTATTCACAAACCTATTGAAGGAAGCAACCCAGAGTTATTGTGTGATGCTGCAAGGAATGCAATAGCAGATGTTCTCCTTCTTCATGGCTATGGCGTTCAACGATGA